In a single window of the Acyrthosiphon pisum isolate AL4f chromosome X, pea_aphid_22Mar2018_4r6ur, whole genome shotgun sequence genome:
- the LOC103308776 gene encoding zinc finger MYM-type protein 1-like, which translates to MHETSEDHIMSSIKHSYKEASFPLIPSITEKLNADICLNKEIISHLIDLTLFLGRHCLSFRGYREGWNEEIRGKFKDLVVLLAKYSPVLASHITEIQIQGRKVNNFLSWQRQNQLIKAILTNILNAIKKELIEAKFFSISLDTTFDVSRKEQVSFIFRYINKNTCIVHERLVAVKETICTTGLHLFDMFETICQEMSIN; encoded by the coding sequence ATGCATGAAACATCTGAAGATCATATAATGTCATCTATTAAACACAGTTACAAAGAAGCATCATTCCCACTTATTCCATCTATCACAGAAAAATTGAATGCTGACATATGTCTTAATAAGGAAATAATAAGTCATCTGATTGATCTAACCTTATTTTTGGGTAGACATTGTCTATCTTTCAGAGGTTATCGAGAAGGTTGGAATGAAGAAATACGTGGTAAATTTAAAGATCTAGTAGTTTTATTGGCCAAGTACTCTCCTGTATTAGCATCTCATATTACTGAAATCCAAATCCAAGGtagaaaagtaaataattttctttcgtGGCAGCGTCAAAATCAGTTAATTAAAgccattttaacaaatatattaaatgctattaaaaaaGAACTAATTGAAGctaaattttttagtatttcttTAGACACTACTTTTGATGTTTCTCGAAAAGAACaagtttcatttatatttaggtatattaataaaaatacttgtattgTGCATGAACGTTTAGTAGCTGTCAAAGAAACCATTTGTACAACAGGTCTACATTTATTTGATATGTTTGAAACAATATGTCAAGAAATGTCTATAAATTGA